From the genome of Tripterygium wilfordii isolate XIE 37 chromosome 6, ASM1340144v1, whole genome shotgun sequence:
AATGTTTCAAATGCAAAATAAAAGAGTGGCCTTAAAATGGCTGCCCCACAAgtaattcacaaaatcataatATTTCAACACCCCCCATCCACCTACCAAATCCAAAACACAAATAACAGAAAAACAAATGTACAGAATAAGCAAGTTAAAAATTTCATACCATTCCTCAATATTCTCAATATTAGTATCATCAACGATCTTGTTTAACTGTTCTTGACACAATACACTTCTCTTAAGAAGCTGCAACTGCTCTTTGCTTAGGTCAGAAGACCCCATTAGATTCTGCAGGAAAATGATCCCATTTAGGGGCTTTTTTATTTCCCGTCGAATATATTCCAATTTCTTGAGGCTTTGAGCTGCAGCATGCTCTGTCATCCCCTGTACGTGCAAGGCGTGTTGCAGTTCTGGACTAGCCACATGCAAAAAGCATAAAACACCGGTTATCCTTCCCTCTGCATCAGTTCTTTTGTTTGCAGAAAGCAAAGCTTCAACATAATTACCATGCCGATCAAAGAACCCAAACAGCAGTTTATCTGCATTCTCTCCTGAAATTACACTATTCAGTAGAATCCTGAGTTTAATTAAAGTGTCATGATCTTTAACCCGACAACCAAATCTGTTGACTGTGAAAACCTCTCCTAAAAGCATTTTATCCATGGCTTCTTCTCTAGCTAAACCAGACAATTTTTGCATTGCATCGTTCCACTCCAAACATCGTCCATGCTCATCAGCCATAAAAATTGGAGGAATAAGCGCAGAAGGGTTTCTCAAGATTCCAACATAATCAGCTTGCATATTGGTATATTTGTCCAGAATCACCTTTTGCCCAGTAAGATCTTGTCCAATAAAGCAAATACCTACAACATTTTCATTTAACTCTCGACTACAACATGCATTAACCACCAAAATTATTGGACCAGTGCTTTTTCGAGGAccaaatgttttgagtttgattttgatgTCTCTCTCTTCAATGCCTGCCATTGTAATATCAAAATGGAATTAGATGCAAGCACCAAAATTCTTGacaaaataaatagagaagaaaaatggcaaGAATCGGAGCAAATTTGTATTAGATGAAAAATCCGACTTAgtcaattgaaaaattaatagAAGACAAAAGATATCTACACTAAATCAATTAACACGGTCGACAATGGATAGAGATAGGATAATCACTAATCTGGCTATTTAGAGTTGCAGACCTTACTCCAGATATATAACCTCGTTGGGAACAACCTCTCCCCACAAAAACCAGTTCATGAGGAAACTGACATTTTATTTGGCCACACGTACTAGTTCAGAAAcattaaaagcacatctatgatTATCAGTAGAATACACAGAGATATCCAATTATACCTATACGTAATTCATATTCTGAAGATCAAAAGATTGTATCACCTTGCAGAGCCAACGAAATCATGTTCTTAACCGTGTCGAGCGAGTCGCTCTCAAGAAGTTTGACCAATGGCATGCCTATAGCTTGCACAACAGTCAGACCAGTAAGTTCAGCTAGTTTTGCATTCCACCCATTTACAGTTCCCACAGCATCGACAGCCAAGATGGGGACAACAGCTGTATCAATAACGCGAACCAGTTCATTTGTAACCACACGGAGTTCATGGATCTTCTGAATCTTGTCATCACCTGATGGAACGTTCACAATCGTGTTTGAATTATCCACCACCTCATCTTGCAATGATCCTCTCAATATCAACTGCAAGGAATGAATGGCATCCATCTCCACATCTTCCCAAGCCAGGCTCCGTCGCTCAACAACATCTAGATATGCCTTGAATGATGATCTTGGGTGCATCCTTTTTCCATCAACCTTGTCATCAGGATCATGTTTAGCACCACCCCACTTCATTTCTTTTGCAGTATGAGATCGAAACCAAAAGAGGAAATCTTTTGAAGTAATCTTAACAGCAGCCATCCCACACACAGCTTCGCCTAGACTTGAAGCATCTGGATAACCAGCTTCCATAAGGCTGTCAGTATTTATGCCTGTACTTTCACTGTGGTACTCAAGAATCCATTCAGCAATATCTTTAATCTGTATCTCTGTAGGAGTAACCCCGAGTAACCAAAATTTGTTTCTGTAATAAAGCGCAGCTCCATCGCACTTAACAAGATCCATCACATTAGGGGATTGAGTAAGAATTCCCACTGGAGCATCTCTAAGGAGCATGTCACAGAGCACAGTTTGAGTTCGTAAAATATGCTTTTCCTTCAGTTGTGTTGCTAACTCAACTTCCTTATTGATCTGTACACCAAATACTTGGATCAAGAACTCACAGGCATATCTCAAAGGAAATGGAACAAACCTTGGGGTTGTGTGATGGCAAACTACCAAGCCCCACAATTTCCTTCCCTTCTGTTGATCACTGTTTGTCTCATCGTCATCCTCATTGATTGTCACAGACATCACAAGGGATGCAATCGAGCCCATATTTGCCATGTACTGTGCGTGACATCCATGGGGAGATCTCAATGTGGATCCACAAAGACTTAAGGGCTGAGCCAATCTATTTTCCTGCAGCACTTTGACTGGCGGTGCCAAACAATCACAAATCATCCTAACCttatttttcaagaaaagaaaTCTTGAAGCTTGTGGTATATCTGTAGCTGGGTAATGCAAGCCTAGATAAGGTTCCAAGTCAGGTCTGCAATACTCTGCAACAACTTCCCcatgatcatcatcatgaaATTTATAGACCATTACCCGATCATAACCCGTCAATTCACTAACTTCTTTAACTAAAACATCACATATTAGTAACATATTGCCACTTGGCAAGGACTGCAATCTGGATATGGCTTTGGCTGCTAGCTTGTAGGACTTCAGCGCCCCAGCTGCCGTAATTGGTACATCAGCAGGATTCACAGGTTCCAAATCTATGACCAACCCCacatcaattctatgcaaaattgcataaaagggCTTACCTGAGGTTCTACAGTGAAGTAATATTGGGTTGAGAAGATTAACTTCCTCAAAATTGGCTGCTTTCTGCAAAGCACCAGCACCCGGGGATCTGAAGAGCATTCGTGCATCAATTCCAAAAGTGAGCGCATCTTGCTGCTCGATGCTTGGAACAGCATGAGGGGCCAAGTCTAACATCTCTAGGGTATTCTCACTGTAGGCAATGACCTTGAAGTTTTGCTCATCCACAGCAATCATGCAACCAAAGGGTTGAATAAGGCTTCCTCTCTGTATCTTGTGGAGGTAAGCTGATACTGAGGAAGAGGGAACATTGCTGGTTGAACTTGAGACATTGAAATCAACTGAAGTTGAGTAGTCAAACAAATGTTCGGATTCTTCAAAATCCCCATCTAGCTTTGCATCAATCGGTGTCTGTGCAATTAAGCGATCATTTCGCTTCGACCGAGCAGAACTGCTCCTGGAACAATTAGACCTTGATGACATCTCTCCACCCTCCTTCTTCTGCATCACTTTTTCTTCAATACTATCTTCTCTCATCAAGCCTAACCCAGGTTAACGGTCCAAACCCTCCAACTGAAATCCCCATGCTCGTGTTCCCAACAGAACAAACAATAATTTCCCAATCATCAAATCCAAAACCCATATCAAACTAGCCAATCTTTCAAAAAGAAAGCGCCGTCCCAGCAATCACGATGAAAGTAAAAAATAGAGTAAATTTAACTACTCTCAGTCCCAAAAGGCAACACCTTTACCTTTTCTTCAATCCCATGCAGCAAGGAAAATTCCTCATGATCTCAATCCACTACCAAGAAGTCCATCAAAAAGATACAATCTGTCATCAGAAATACCTAAAGTGGTTTCTCCGTATTATCCCCTCAAAACCCACAACCGAGAAGCTGCCTAAAATACCTTCAAATAAATGAACTCTTAGTTCAAAGCCCAGGAGCTTACATGTAGATAAGGCACAAATTGCGACACAGCAGTACAGCAAACAGAGTTCCAGAAGATAAtcataaaacaataaaacaaaaatacgCCACAGTTACGTACACAATacgatgagagagagatgggttCGATTAAAGAATTAAAGGGCTTGGATCACCATCACGTGAAACCGCTCCAATTCCTTGGGTTTCCATGAATCCAGAACCTCCCAGTGCCAGTTCTagtgttttctttctctttctttttcttttcctctcacCCGTGACGTGATCCAGATAGATTTACTCATCTTCGCCTTTTTGCGGGGCTGAAAAGGGTCGCCATTTGTTGTTTGTTGGTTTGATAGCTGAACTGAATCAGCTTAGGATTAGTTATGGAAAAcataattgattgattttggCATCCGCCTATCCGAGAACTGGTTAGTGTGTGCGCGCGtgttttttcaaagaaaaaacagagaaacaaTCCCTCGAGACTCAAAAGAGTCGAGAAATGGACAAAACCCATTCCAGATCAGTGGAAAATGTACACCAATTAAAGAAGGCAGAGTAATTAGAGGTCATTGACTTACAGATCACTTAGAgtaatttgaatatatatataaagatgaTGGAGCCAGTAGTACTGGTACAACACACTGGTACAACATGTGTTGCCGATGTAGACATAAATTGTTTAGATAAGGTTGGTGTAGCCAATGCATATATCAGTGCCACCACAGCCATATCCAAGCCTGTTgaccatatatgtatatgtgaatGTCAAGGCATGGAAGGGAGAGGGAGCATTTAGGTACAGTGAAAATGGCAGCACGACTGGCTCTTTCTTCTCCTCTCACCAACCAAATTCCAGTCCTGTCAAACCCAAAATCCCCATCTCACAATCTCAGTTCACCAAAGACAAGGCCTTCTCATTTCAGAGTCCAAGCAAACTCAGGTAAGCAGATCACCAAATTCATTTGTACCCATTTTGGTtctatcttcaatttttttgatgtttatgtttgatttggtgTATGATAGGAGGTGGAGATGATGGAGAGATCAAGTCAAAGGGGAAGAGGAAATTTATAACTAGAGAAGAAGAACCAGAACAGTAAGCAATATTCATTTaatcttgtttctttttattttacagaaaaaaaaagaaattaagtcATGAATTCATGATCAAGTAATGAATAAGCCTAAGTGCAGGTATTGGCAAACAGCaggagaaagagaaggagagaatcCCATGAAGACACCTCTCCCTTACATTATCATATTTGGCATGTCAACCCCTTTTGTCATCTTAGCCATTGCTTTTGCTAATGGTTGGGTTAAGGTACCAGCCAGATGCTTAATCATATGTGTAATATTGCAGCACAGAGTACCAACAACTGACTcaattttccttctttcttgttttAATTACAAGtttataaatttttgttttggatggCTTGTATCTGAAGCAATAAAACTTGTTCTGCTTTGGCTGTGCAATGCTCTACTTTCATAGCACAGGTTTGATGAATGGCATATTACAACCAACTTCTTCAGTACAATCTTCTTGTAGTTGTGGACTTTTTATTGGTGCTAAAGAAGTCCATGGTCATTCAGCAATGACATATCGCTTACTTTGGCAGGGGCGTTCGCCCGGGTGTGGTTGGAGAGGGTTCGAGAGCATTCCAAATAGAATGAACATCAAATTTCTATTGGAACATAAACGTTTTCGAACCCTTCGAACACTGGTAAACGCCCTGCCAAAGTAAGCAAGTTATCTAATCAACTCTACGATTCGCTTGGAATTATAAGATGGCAACAACAGATCAATCTACTTCAGGGCATTATCAGAGCAGTTGATGTTGCTCGAGCTCTACAAGCGATAAAACGAGTGCAATTGCTGCCAATGATGGAAATAAAATATAGTTAGTCATCTGCAAAGTCGCACAAAGTACCAATATCTGCAATGAACTATCATATTCTACTTGAATTCTCAATGATACAGAGGCTCAAGCAATGCAACAACTGCAATAAATTATTTACATCTGTATAATTTCAAATGAACAGCTGCTGCAAGTTACCCCTAAAGGTGAAAACTTTCTCCTGCGCTAATTCTATAAATAATGTACTTATCAGTTTAACAAGTTTTCACTGATAAAATCAATCTAATCCTGAAGTCTACAAGcgcaggaaaaaaaattcatcactGAGGAGCTTTGTATAGAACTACAGTCACATATTTGTTGCGGAAGCGATGTGTTGAGCCGAAAGCTACAGGCTGATTAGCTTGATTGTTTTCAACATAGAGATGATTCAATACTGCATGATTAGGTCTTGGCAGAGACTGATGACCGGCTGTAGCAGGTGATGGCTTGATTATTGGTGCTTTTAGCAGCTGTGGAGGAATTTCCGGCGGAGCCTTGCTGAAGTCTTCGTTTAAGGATTCGTTGTCATAGCTTGATTCTGGGGAAGGAGGAGATTTAAACTCAGAGAGCTTCTCAGGAGCATCTGGAACAGTGTCctataaaacaaaatgaaagtGTTCAACTGAGTGAACTTAGACAATAACAGTATATGATGCTCAATCTGATGAACAAATGATCAATTTAGCCAAGTATTGAATAATTCCGCATGAAATAACTCGAGTTCGATTAAACAGAAGACAAACTTGAAATTAACCACCAATAAGTTCCTACCATGCATAATACATAAGGAAACTATGATCTCCACAACTT
Proteins encoded in this window:
- the LOC119999857 gene encoding phytochrome C-like; protein product: MREDSIEEKVMQKKEGGEMSSRSNCSRSSSARSKRNDRLIAQTPIDAKLDGDFEESEHLFDYSTSVDFNVSSSTSNVPSSSVSAYLHKIQRGSLIQPFGCMIAVDEQNFKVIAYSENTLEMLDLAPHAVPSIEQQDALTFGIDARMLFRSPGAGALQKAANFEEVNLLNPILLHCRTSGKPFYAILHRIDVGLVIDLEPVNPADVPITAAGALKSYKLAAKAISRLQSLPSGNMLLICDVLVKEVSELTGYDRVMVYKFHDDDHGEVVAEYCRPDLEPYLGLHYPATDIPQASRFLFLKNKVRMICDCLAPPVKVLQENRLAQPLSLCGSTLRSPHGCHAQYMANMGSIASLVMSVTINEDDDETNSDQQKGRKLWGLVVCHHTTPRFVPFPLRYACEFLIQVFGVQINKEVELATQLKEKHILRTQTVLCDMLLRDAPVGILTQSPNVMDLVKCDGAALYYRNKFWLLGVTPTEIQIKDIAEWILEYHSESTGINTDSLMEAGYPDASSLGEAVCGMAAVKITSKDFLFWFRSHTAKEMKWGGAKHDPDDKVDGKRMHPRSSFKAYLDVVERRSLAWEDVEMDAIHSLQLILRGSLQDEVVDNSNTIVNVPSGDDKIQKIHELRVVTNELVRVIDTAVVPILAVDAVGTVNGWNAKLAELTGLTVVQAIGMPLVKLLESDSLDTVKNMISLALQGIEERDIKIKLKTFGPRKSTGPIILVVNACCSRELNENVVGICFIGQDLTGQKVILDKYTNMQADYVGILRNPSALIPPIFMADEHGRCLEWNDAMQKLSGLAREEAMDKMLLGEVFTVNRFGCRVKDHDTLIKLRILLNSVISGENADKLLFGFFDRHGNYVEALLSANKRTDAEGRITGVLCFLHVASPELQHALHVQGMTEHAAAQSLKKLEYIRREIKKPLNGIIFLQNLMGSSDLSKEQLQLLKRSVLCQEQLNKIVDDTNIENIEECYTELNCIAFNLGETLEATMNQIRILSQERQVHIIHDLPLEVSSMQLYGDNLRLQQVISNLLTNAVVFAPAFEGSSIAFTVIPRKKRIGTKLHIAHLEFRITHPAPGIPEDLIQQMFNHHQGVSREGLGLYISQKLVKIMNGTVQYLREAERSSFIVLVEFPLAGQIDN
- the LOC119999860 gene encoding uncharacterized protein LOC119999860, whose amino-acid sequence is MSRHGREREHLGTVKMAARLALSSPLTNQIPVLSNPKSPSHNLSSPKTRPSHFRVQANSGGGDDGEIKSKGKRKFITREEEPEQYWQTAGEREGENPMKTPLPYIIIFGMSTPFVILAIAFANGWVKVPARCLIICVILQHRVPTTDSIFLLSCFNYKFINFCFGWLVSEAIKLVLLWLCNALLS